A window of Marinobacter sp. es.042 genomic DNA:
TGACGACGCGACGACCGCCAGGCAGCGTGCGACGTATCGGCGGATGCGTGCCTACTTCGACTGGTGGATTGCGGATGACTATGGAATCAATCGCTGGGCGGCGCAAAAACAGCTCATGCAACTGGATCGCGAGATGCAGAGCTTTCAGGCCCAGCGGCAACGGGTTGAAAGCCTGATGGCCGATGATGCCCGCCATGCGGAACTGGCTCGGCGGATCGCTGCCAGCGAACGGGAACTCGCGACTCTTGGAACAGAGGTTTCCGAGGCATTAGGCAGTGCCCGGCAAACACTCCTGGCGCAGGTTGATCGGATGCTCGCTGCCCAGCAACAGGAGCTTAATGGATACCTGCTGGCCTCTCGCCACGCCCAGGCGAGACTAGCGGACCAGTTGTTCCGCGCATCGCAAAATGCAGGTGCCGGTGATGAATAATCGGATGGCCGGCAGGACTGTTAAAGGCCTTCTCATGGTTGGGGCCTTTGTCATGGCGAGTGGCTGCCAGATGTTGCAGTCGATGATGCCTGCCGGTGGCGAAGAAATGCCGCGAGTCCGTGAGGGCACTCTGGCTGCGCTTCCGGCGATCGAAACTCGGCAGGAAAGTGCCGATGCAGAGGCCGGCAGCGGCCCCGCAGAAGATGTTTCCATTGAAACGGTGATGGACAGTTACAAGGCGCTTTTGCCACTCGTAGAGGATCCCCGCAAGCAGGTTACCATCAGGCATCGGTTGGCCGATCTGGAGTTCCAGCGTGCGGAGCGGAAAATGGCGGATTCGGCTGTCGATGAACTGTCCGGAGCCATTGATGCCTACCAGCGTCTTCTGTCGGAATATCCAGAGCGTGAGGGCAATGACCAGATCTATTATCAGCTTGCCAGAGCCTGGGAGCTTCGAGGCGCGACGCCGCAGCAGCTTGATGCCCTGAATACTCTGGTCCGCCGCTACCCGGATTCAGAATACTGGGTTGAGGCTCAATTCCGCCGCGGCGACCTGTTGTTTATCGATGGCCGATACGGGGAAGCGGAACAGGCCTTCGACGAGGTTACCCTCGCGAGCCAGGAACGCATGGCCGATCCATCGTTCCTGGTGAACGCGCATTACATGAAGGGCTGGAGTCTGTTCAAGCAGGCGCAATACCAGGAAGCGCTCTTCAGTTACGTAGAAGTGCTTGATCTTGTCATGCCCGAGGGCAGGCCGGTGGCGGACGTGGATCAGCGGAGCCAGACACTGATCGAAGATCTGTTCAGGGTGGTAGGGTTGTCCCTGTCGTACCTTGACGGAGCGGAAACCCTCCAGGCGCTTTTCCGCCAAACGGGTGGTCGCCCCTACGAAATACTGGTCTACGACCGCTACAGCGAGCTCTTGCTTGAGAGAGAGCAATACAGTGATGCCATCGATGTCTTCGAGGCCTACATAGAAGACCATCCGGAGAGTCCCTGGGCGCCGCGCTACCACATCCGGATCATTGATACCCTTGAGCTGGCCGGTTTCACCCGTACGATCCCTGAACGAAAGGCCGCCTTTGTCAGCCTTTACGGAATTTACAGCGATTACTGGCAGTCAGCGGGCCCCGATGCGATTGGCTTTATCGAGCAACAACTGGAACAACTGTTGCCGGAACTGGCGGACCGCCAGTACCTGCTGGCAGGGGAGGCGGAGGATGATCAGCAGGCGGACGATCATTACCGCAAGGCCGCCAGTTATTACGCCGAATTTGCGGCTACCTTCCCGGACCACCCCCGTACACCGGAGCGGCTGTTCCTTCTGGGTGAGACATACCTGGAGCTGGAAGACTGGCCGGCAGCAATCGCAGCTTTCGAACGCGTGGCCTATGACTATCCGGAAGACACAGTAGCCGATCGGGCAGCTGAAGCCGGGTATGCCTCGGTGCTGGCATTCCGGGAGTACTCGCAAACCTGGGAGAGTGAACCGGTATCGGAGCGGATGGCCTATCAGGAGCTGCAACAACTGAACCGGCTGCGGTTCGCAAATGCGTTTCCCGGCGACGCCCGGGCGCCGGCGGTGTATTACATTGCGCTGCAGCGTGAATTTGACCTGAACAACTGGGAAGAGACCGTCAATATGGCGGCCCGACTTGTTACCTGGCAGCCCACGCCTCCGGATGAATTGACGACGGAAGCTTTGCTGTTATCCGGGCACAGCCTCTCCGAACTGGCCCGATACGCCGAGGCGGAACAGGCTTATCGTGACGCCCTGGCAACAATGGCCGAAGACGATGAACGCAGAAGCGGCGTTCGTGAAAATCTGGCAGCCGCGGTCTATCGACAGGCGGAGCAGTTAGCTGATGCCGGAAATGTGGAGGCTGCGGTGAGCGAATTCCTGCGAGTCGGCACGGCCGTTCCAGAATCCGCTCTGCGGGCAAACGCCGAATACGATGCTGCCTCACTTCTTATCACTGCCAATCTCTGGGAGCAGGCCATCGGTGTGCTGACCAGTTTCAGGCGGTCTTTCCCCAATCACGAGCTGATTGACACAGTCCCTGCAAAACTGGCGTTGGCCTACCGTGAAACGGAGCAGTGGGAGCGAGCCGCCGACGAACTCCAGCAAATGGTCTCCCTTGCCAAGACGCCGGAAGAGCGAAGGGAAAACCTGTTGATTGCAGCAGAACTGTACGATCAGGCCGGTAACCGGGAGAAGGCGATTGATACCTGGCGAAATTACGCCAACAGCCACCCCGAGCCGACGGACGTCTACATGGAAGCGGCCAATCGGCTGGCTGAGCTCTATCAGGAAGACGGGGATGCCGAAAGCAGGGATTACTGGTTGCGA
This region includes:
- a CDS encoding tetratricopeptide repeat protein, with translation MNNRMAGRTVKGLLMVGAFVMASGCQMLQSMMPAGGEEMPRVREGTLAALPAIETRQESADAEAGSGPAEDVSIETVMDSYKALLPLVEDPRKQVTIRHRLADLEFQRAERKMADSAVDELSGAIDAYQRLLSEYPEREGNDQIYYQLARAWELRGATPQQLDALNTLVRRYPDSEYWVEAQFRRGDLLFIDGRYGEAEQAFDEVTLASQERMADPSFLVNAHYMKGWSLFKQAQYQEALFSYVEVLDLVMPEGRPVADVDQRSQTLIEDLFRVVGLSLSYLDGAETLQALFRQTGGRPYEILVYDRYSELLLEREQYSDAIDVFEAYIEDHPESPWAPRYHIRIIDTLELAGFTRTIPERKAAFVSLYGIYSDYWQSAGPDAIGFIEQQLEQLLPELADRQYLLAGEAEDDQQADDHYRKAASYYAEFAATFPDHPRTPERLFLLGETYLELEDWPAAIAAFERVAYDYPEDTVADRAAEAGYASVLAFREYSQTWESEPVSERMAYQELQQLNRLRFANAFPGDARAPAVYYIALQREFDLNNWEETVNMAARLVTWQPTPPDELTTEALLLSGHSLSELARYAEAEQAYRDALATMAEDDERRSGVRENLAAAVYRQAEQLADAGNVEAAVSEFLRVGTAVPESALRANAEYDAASLLITANLWEQAIGVLTSFRRSFPNHELIDTVPAKLALAYRETEQWERAADELQQMVSLAKTPEERRENLLIAAELYDQAGNREKAIDTWRNYANSHPEPTDVYMEAANRLAELYQEDGDAESRDYWLRKQMETVDRDPDATDDRMRYLAASASAILARDALARYDGIRLTLPLNQSMTAKTDALERAVNAYKKTASYGLSSFATEAGYQIAHIYARLGADLMDSERPTGLSELELAQYELLLEEQAYPFEDNAIDIHEQNIRRAREGIFDEWVKRSYEALKALLPGRYRKEEVTQGVVYELD